tggccactggtccctataaagctgctacaccTCTTAGGCTCGGGGTCCAAGTcactgctccgctgtgtcgggtatacttggacccaagctcgagcttctaaataaaccctcgtgtgtttgcatcagtgtcagctccatggtggtttctcagatttgcaatcttgggcacaaaaatgataaagctactggtggctctagagaaaagcaaaaaggactcaagagacttcatgactgcataacttagatctaatcaggcagaaattaaaaatcaattaaatgagatgcaatccaaactagaggtcctaacgatgacggttaacgaggtggaagaatgagtgacatagaagacaagttgatggcaacgagggaaactgagggaaaaagagacaggcaattaaaagatcatgaggatagattaagggaaataagtgacagcctgaggaagaaaaacctacgtttaattggggttcctgagggtgctgaaagggacagagggcaagaatatgtatttgaacaaatcatagctgaaaactttcctaatctgggaagggaaacaggcattcggatccaggaaatagagagattctccccctaaaatcaataaaaaccgttcaacacctcgacatttaatagtgaagcttgcaaatcccaaacataaagagaagatccttaaagcagcaagagacaagagatccctaacttatatggggcgaaatatcagattaacagcagatctctccacagagacctggcaggccagaaagggctggcaggatatattcagggtcctaaatgagaaaaacatgcagccaagaatactttatccagcaaggctctcattcagaatagaagtagagacaaagagcttccaagtcaggcaggaactgaaagaatatgtgacctccaagccagctctgcaagaaattttaagggggactcttaaaattcccttttaataagaagtccagtggaacaatccacaaaaacagggactgaataggtatcatgatgacactaaacacatatctttcaatagtaactctgaatgtgaatgggcttaatgaccccatcaaaaggcacagggtttcagactggataaaaaaggcaggacccatctatttgctgtctacaagagactcattttagacataaggacaccgacagcttgaaaataaaaggttggagaaccatttaccattcaaatggtcctcaaaagaaagcaggggtagccatccttataacagataaactaaaatttaccccgaagactgtagtgagagatgaagagggacactatatcatacttaaaggatctgtccaacaagaggacttaacaatcctcaatatatatgccccgaatgtgggagctgccaaatatatcaatcaattaacaaccaaaattaagacatacttagatgataatacacttatacttggtgacttcaatctagctctttctaccctcgataggtcttctaagcacaacatctccaaggaaacgAGAGCTTTATATGATACAcgggaccagatggatttcacagatatctacagaactttacgtccaaactcaactgaatacacattcttctcacatgcacatggaactttctccagaatagaccacacactgggtcacaaatcaggtctgaaccgataccaaaagattgggatcgtcccctgcatattctcagaccataataccTTGGAATTAGAACTAAAttacaacaagaagtttggaaggaccacaaacacatggaggttaaggaccaccctgctaaaagatgaaagggtcaaccaggaaattaaggaatattaaaaagattcatggaagctaatgagaatgaagatacaaccgttcaaaatctttgggatgcggAGCTCCGGGCtcgcggggcgcggcgcggggctgCGGAGCCGGGCCGCAcgcccgctcccgctcccgctcccgctcccgctcctgCTCGGGTTGGGAGCGGCGGGCCCCACTCTGCGCCGGACTCCGATTAGGAAAGAACAAGCGGCCCTTCCTCCTCCGGGCTCCGAGGCTGGAGCTTTTGTTCGGGGAGGGCTGCAGACGGCCCGtccgccccccgcctcccgggCCCGGAGAGATGAGAGCGAGGCCGCAGGGGCTCCCGAGCCCGCCGGGGTCTGGCGCTGGGCCCTCCGCCTCCCGCCCATGCCGGCCGCGCGAGCCTGCCGCCGGGAAGTCGTGCCGCCGCCATTGTCGCGGCTGCTCCGGGGCAGGGGAGGCGGCGGCCGCCGCTTATGTAAGTCTGCCCTGGCGGGGGCCGCTGCCGCCCGCCCGGTAACGGCGGCGCTTGGGGAGCCGCGGCACCGCGCAGCCCCGCCGCGGACGAGCAGCTGGACCTACCCAGAGCTGGACCTGACGCTGCCAGTCACCCTCCTCTCTGTTCCCAACCTGAAAATGGGTACATGTGCAAGTGGCAGGACAAGAAAGGACTGGCGTGCCCCTGATCAGAGTTATTCTGATCTGAAGAATTTGGTGTTTAAAGCATTAAGATAATAGCCTGAGTTGTTCATGGAGTTTTTCATCAGTATGTCTGAAACCATTAAATATAATGACGATGATCATAAAACTCTGTTTCTGAAAACGCTAAATGAACAACGCCTGGAAGGAGAATTCTGTGATATTGCTATTGTGGTTGAAGATGTGAAATTCAGAGCACACCGGTGTGTTCTTGCTGCCTGCAGCACCTACTTTAAGAAGCTTTTCAAGAAGCTTGAGGTTGATAGCTCTTCAGTaatagaaatagattttctttgttctgatATATTCGAAGAGGTCCTGAACTACATGTATACAGCAAAGATTTCGGTGAAAAAAGAAGATGTTAACTTAATGATGTCATCAGGTCAGATTCTTGGTATCCGATTTTTGGATAAACTCTGTTCTCAGAAGCGTGACGTATCTAGTCCTGATGAAAATAATGGCCAGTCGAAAAGTAAGTATTGTCTCAAAATAAATCGCCCCATTGGAGATGCTGCTGACGCTCAGGATGACGATGTGGAAGAAATTGGAGACCAGGATGACAGTCCCTCTGATGACACAGTAGAAGGCACCCCCCCAAGTCAGGAGGACGGCAAGTCGCCCACAACGACGCTCAGGGTTCAGGAGGCAATCTTGAAAGAGCTGGGGAGTGAGGAAGTTCGAAAAGTAAATTGCTACGGCCAGGAAGTAGAATCCATGGAGACCCCAGAATCGAAAGATTTGGGGTCCCAGACTCCTCAAGCCTTAACATTTAACGATGGAATGAGTGAAGTGAAGGACGAACAGACACCGGGCTGGACGACGGCTGCCAGTGACATGAAGTTCGAATATTTACTTTATGGCCACCATCGGGAGCAGATTGCCTGCCAGGCGTGCGGGAAGACCTTCTCTGACGAGGGCAGGTTGAGGAAGCACGAGAAACTCCACACGGCCGATAGGCTGTTTGTTTGTGAAATGTGCACAAAAGGTTTTACTACACAGGCCCACCTGAAAGAACACCTAAAAATCCACACGGGGTATAAGCCCTATAGTTGTGAGGTGTGTGGAAAATCCTTCATCCGTGCCCCAGACTTAAAGAAGCACGAGAGAGTTCACAGTACCGAGAGACCATTCGCGTGCCACATGTGTGACAAAGCCTTCAAACACAAGTCCCACCTCAAAGATCATGAACAAAGACACAGAGGGGAAAAGCCTTTTGTCTGTGGCTCTTGCACCAAGGCGTTCGCCAAGGCATCGGATCTGAAAAGGCATGAGAACAATATGCACAGTGAACGGAAGCAGGTTACCCCCAGTGCCATCCAGAGTGAGACAGAACAGTTGCAGGCAGCAGCGATGGCCGCCGAAGCGGAGCAGCAGTTGGAAACAATCGCCTGTAGCTAGAGGTGATGGGACAGGACCATTTTGCCTGAGCCCCGGAGACTGCATTGTTCATAATACATGAACGCCAGTCACTGTACTTTTGTGGAAACTTATGGAGCATTGTACTCACTGGACTTAAGGCAGTGCTTGgttaggtatttttaaaactttgcaaGGAAATAGTGTTCCTTGGTTCTGACCAAACAGTCTCACTGTCCCGTCTGGTGTCTAGTAGTAATGTTGCCAGTaagccctcccccaccctctcttttTTACGATTTTAATTTGAGAACTCCTGTGTCCAGTTCAGAAGTGAGAGActtctattccatttttaattcctCTGTACGCTTGCTGCACCGGCATGTGTACTGCACAGAGTGATAATTGAGAAAATTGATTTCCTAATCATCACGCTTATATGGGACTTATGGTCAAAACAGcatttttaataacttaataaAAGTACTTCTTGTAGATGCAGAAAATACTGATGGGTGGTTGACCAAGAACACCCCCGTGGATATGAAAACAAGTTCCAGAATTGCAGAATGGTATTAGATTTATATTtggtttgttaattttgtatttcacagatatctacagaactttacatccaaactcaactgaatacactttcttctcaagtgcacatggaactttctccagaatagaccacatcctgggtcacaaatcgggtctgaaccgataccaaaagatcgggatagtcccctgtatattctcagaccataatgccttgaaattagaacttaatcacaacaagaagtttggaaggaccacaaacacatggaggttaaggaccatcctgctaaaagatgaaaatgtcaaccaggaaattaaggaagaattgagaagattcatggaaactaatgagaatgaagatacaactgttcaaaatctttgggacgcagcaaaagcagtcctgagggggaaatacatcgcaatacaagcatccattcaaaaactggaaagatctcaaattcaaaagctcaccttacacataaaggaactagagaaaaagcaacaaatagaccccacccccagcagaagaagacagttaattaaaattcgcgcagaactaaatgatatcgagaccaaaagaactgtggaacagatcaacagaaccaggagttggttctttgaaagaattaataagatagataaaccattagccaaccttattaaaaagaagagagagaagactcaaattaataaaatcctgaatgagaaaggagagatcactaccaacaccaaggaaatacaaacgattctaaaaacatattatgaacagctgtatgccaataaattaggaaatctagaagaaatggatgcattcctggaaagccacaaactaccaaaactggagcaggaagaaacagaaaacctgaacaggccaataaccagggaggaaattgaagcagtcatcaaaaacctcccgagacacaagagtccagggccagatggcttcccaggggaattctatcaaacgtttaaagaagaaatcatacctattctactaaagctgtttggaaagatagaaagatatggagtacttccaaattcgttctatgaggccagcatcaccttaattctgaaaccagacaaagaccccaccaaaaaggagaattacagaccaatatccctggtgaacatggatgcaaaaatcctcaacaagatactagccaataggatccaacaacacattaagaaaattattcaccatgaccaagtaggatttatctccgggacacaaggctggttcaagactcgtaaaaccatcaatgtgattcatcatatcagcaagagaaaaaccaagaaccaatgatcctctcattagatgcagagaaagcatttgacaaaatacagcatccattcctgatcaaaacacttcagagcgttgggatagagggaactttcctcgacatcttaaaagccatttacgaaaagcccacagcaaatatcattctcaatggggaagctgggagcctttcccctaagatcaggaacaagacagggatgtccactctaaccactgctgttcaacatagttctggaagtcctcgcctcagcaatcagacaacaaaaagacattaaaggcattcaaattggcaaagaagaagtcaaactctccctcttcgccgatgacatgatactctacatagaaaacccaaaagcctccaccccaagattgctagaactcatacagcaatttggtagcgtggcaggatacaaaatcaatgcccagaaatcaatggcatttctatacactaacaatgagactgaagaaagagaaattaaggagtcgatcccatttacaattgcacccaaaagcataagatacctaggaataaacctaaccaaagaggtgaaggatctataccctaaaaactacagaccacttctgaaagaaattgaggaagacacaaagagatggaaaaatattccatgctcatggattggaagaattaatattgtgaaaatgtcaatgttacccagggcaatttacacgtttaatgcagtccctatcaaaataccatggactttcttcagagagttagaacaaattattttaagatttgtgtggaatcagaaaagaccccgaatagccaggggaattttaaaaaagaaaaccatatctgggggcatcacaatgccagatttcaggttgtactacaaagctgtggtcatcaagacagtgtggtactggcacaaaaacagacacatagatcaatggaacagaatagagaacccagaactggaccctgaaatgtatggtcatctaatattcgataaaggaggaaaggctatccattggaagaaagacagtctcttcaataaatggtgctgggaaaattggacatccacatgcagaagaatgaaactggaccactctctttcaccatacacaaagataaactcaaaatggatgagagatctaaatgtgagacaagagtccatcaaaatcctagaggagaacacaggcaacaccctttttgaactcggccacagtaacttcttgcaagatacatccacaaatgcaaaagaaacaaaagcaaaaatgaactattgggacttcatcaagataagaagcttttgcacagcaaaggatacagtcaacaaaactaaaagacaacctacagaatgggagaagatatttgcaaacgacatatcagataaagggctagtttccaaaatctataaagaacttattaaactcaacaccaaagaaacaaacaatccaatcatgaaatgggcaaaagacatgaagagaaatctcacagaggaagacatgggcatggccaacatgcacatgagaaaatgctctgcatcacttgccatcagggaaatacaaatcaaaaccacaatgagataccacctcaccccagtgagaatggggaaaattaacaaggcaggaaacaacaaatgttggataggatgcggagaaaagggaaccctcttacactgttggtgggaatgtgaactggtgcagccactctggaaaactgtgtggaggttcctcaaagtgttaaaaatagacctgccctatgacccagcaattgcactgttggggatttaccccaaagattcagatgcaatgaaacgtcgggacacctggaccccgatgtttctatcagcaatggccacaatagccaaactgtggaaggagcctcggtgtccatcgagagatgaatggataaagaagatgtggtttatgtatacaatggaatattactcagcaattagaaacgacaaatacccaccatttgcttcaacatggatggaactggagggtattatgctgagtgaaataagtcaatcggagaaggacaagcagtgtatgttctcattcatttggggaatataaataatagtgaaagggaatataaaggaagggagaagaaatgttgggaaatattaggaagggagacagaacataaagactcctaactctggcaaacgaactaggggtggtggaaggggaggagggcgggtgttggaggggaatgggtgacgggcactgaggtggacacttgacgggatgagcactgggtgtttttctgtatgttggtaaattgaacaccaataaaaattaattcaaaaaaaaaatctttgggatgcaacaaaagcagtcctgagggggaaatacagcgcaatacaagcatccattcaaaaactggaaagaactcaaatacaaagctaaccttacacataaaggagctagagaaaaaacagcaaacagatactacacccagcagaagaaaagagttaataaagatttgagcagaactcaatgaaatcgagatcataagaactgtggaacagatcgacaaaaccaggagttggttctttgaaagaattaataagatagataaaccaggggatccctgggtggctcagcggtttttttcctgcctttggcccagggcgtgatcctggggtcctgggatcgagtcctgcggcgggctcctggcatggagcctgcttctccctctgcctgtgtctctgcttctctctctctctctctatgtctaacataaatagataaataaatctttagataaaccactagccagccttatttaaaaaaagagaaagaagactcaaactaataaaatcatgaatgagaaaggagagatcactaccaacaccaaggaaatacaaacgattttataaacatattatgaacagctctacgccaataaattaagcaatctagaagaaatgggcacattttgggaaaaccacaaacttccaaaactggaactggaagaaatagaaaacctgaacaggccaataaccagggaggaaattgaaggagtcatCAAAGACCTcccagacacaaaagtccagggccagatggcttcccaggggaattctttttttttttttaataaattaatttttattggtcttcaatttaccaacatacagaataacacccagtgctcatcccgtcaagtgtccccctcactgcccgtcacccattcacccccaccccccaccctcctccccttccaccacccctagttcatttcccagagttaggagtctttatgttctgtctccctttctgatatttcccacacatttcttctcccttcccttatattccctttcactattatttatattccccaaatgaatgagaacatacactgtccttctccgattgacttacttcactcagcataataccctccagttccatccatgttgaagcaaatggtgggtatttgtcgtttctaatggatgaggaatattccactgtatacataaaccacatcttctttatccattcatggaCATCcatttcgatggacaccgaggttccttccacagtttggctattgttgacattgctgctagaaacatcagggtgcaggtgtcccggtgtttcattgcatctgaatctttggggtaaatccccaacagtggaATTGCtcggtcgtagggcaggtctatttttaactctttgaggaacctccacacagttttccagagtggctgcaccagttcacattcccaccaacagtgtaagagggttcccttttctctgcatcctctccaacatttgttgtttcctgccttgttaatttttcccattctcaatggtgtgaggtggtatctcattgtggttttgatttgtatttccctgatggcaagttatcttcccaggggaattctatcaaacgtttaaagaagaaaccatacctattcaactaaagctgtttggaaagttagaaagagatggagtacttctaaattcgttctatgaggccagcatcaccttaattccaaaaccagacaaagatcccaccaaaaaaggagaattacagaccaatatccctgatgaacatggatgcaaaaattctcaacaagatactagccaataggatccaagagtacattaagaaaattattcaccatgagcaagtaggatttatccccaggatgcaaggctggttcaacactcgtaaaacaatcaatgtgattcatcatatcagcaagagaaaaaccaagaaccatatgatcctttcaatagatgcagagaaagcatttgacaaaatacagcatccattcctgatgaaaactcttcagagtgtagggatagagggaacattcctcaacattttaaaagccatctacgaaaagcccacagcaaatataattctcaatggagaagcactgggagcctttcccctaagatatggaacgagacagggatgtccactctcaccactgctattcaacatagtagtagaagtcctcgactcagcaatcagacaacaagaagaaatagaaggcattcaaattggcaaaaaagaagtaaaactctccctctttgcagatgacatagaTACTGTACattaaaaacccaaaagcctccaccccaagattgctagaactcatacagcaatttggcagcgtggcaggatacaaaatcaatgcccagaagtcagtggtatttctatagactaacaatgagactgaagaaagagaaattaaggagtcaatcccatttacaattgcacccaaaagcataagatacctaggaataaacctaaccaaagaggtaaaggatctataccctaaaaagtgcagaactcttctgaaagaaattgaggaggacacaaagagatggaaaaatattccatgctcatggattggcagaattaatattgtgaaaatgccaatgctacccagggcaatttacacttttaatgcaatccctataaaaataccatggactttcttcagagagttagaacaaattattttaagatttgtatagaatcagaaaagaccccgaatagccaggggaattttaaaaaagaaaaccagagccaggggcatcacaatgccagatttcaggttgtactacaaagctgtggtcatcaagacagtgtggtactggcacaaagcctgacacacagatcagtggaacagaatagagaatccagacgtggaccctcaactttatggtca
This portion of the Vulpes lagopus strain Blue_001 chromosome 2, ASM1834538v1, whole genome shotgun sequence genome encodes:
- the LOC121484749 gene encoding zinc finger and BTB domain-containing protein 14-like, which produces MEFFISMSETIKYNDDDHKTLFLKTLNEQRLEGEFCDIAIVVEDVKFRAHRCVLAACSTYFKKLFKKLEVDSSSVIEIDFLCSDIFEEVLNYMYTAKISVKKEDVNLMMSSGQILGIRFLDKLCSQKRDVSSPDENNGQSKSKYCLKINRPIGDAADAQDDDVEEIGDQDDSPSDDTVEGTPPSQEDGKSPTTTLRVQEAILKELGSEEVRKVNCYGQEVESMETPESKDLGSQTPQALTFNDGMSEVKDEQTPGWTTAASDMKFEYLLYGHHREQIACQACGKTFSDEGRLRKHEKLHTADRLFVCEMCTKGFTTQAHLKEHLKIHTGYKPYSCEVCGKSFIRAPDLKKHERVHSTERPFACHMCDKAFKHKSHLKDHEQRHRGEKPFVCGSCTKAFAKASDLKRHENNMHSERKQVTPSAIQSETEQLQAAAMAAEAEQQLETIACS